The Setaria italica strain Yugu1 chromosome IX, Setaria_italica_v2.0, whole genome shotgun sequence genome has a window encoding:
- the LOC105915111 gene encoding zinc finger MYM-type protein 1-like, translating to MLPKKHLSGSQKRKRKRVEDQFIESQKGAIHKFFSASRSVVPDDNPVDALDIEGQGQQQQQVNDNLSEQVDDIDEATKNENLQPSSQPENSIDDVQEASIHDVFDPRIWENLDNKGRDILIVKGPVRELNLEFPVDALNRHFSYTYYSRKLSNVEVVDRKWLVYSKYVDKVFCFCCKLFKSSQSKSLLAHDGLRDWKHLSLRLKQHENSAEHITNMNTWNEVRLRLSKNKMIDDDLQREIAKERERWRQVLVRIVSAIKFLAKHNLAFRGKNEKRYQDSNGNFLGTVEMMGEFDPVMQDHIRQIQNNEIHHHYLGHKIQNKMISLLADCVKKTILKIIKDVKYFSVILDCTPDVSHEEQMTLIIRCVNMSRNVPRVEEFFLEFLKVDDTSGLGLFNELKNVLATLDLNIDDVRGQSYDNGSNMKGSHQGVQKRLLEINRKALYMPCACRSLNLTLCDMGKSCG from the coding sequence ATGTTACCTAAAAAACATTTGTCGGgatctcaaaaaagaaaacggAAAAGAGTAGAAGATCAATTTATTGAATCTCAAAAAGGTGCTATACATAAGTTTTTTTCAGCTTCAAGGAGTGTTGTGCCTGATGATAATCCTGTAGATGCACTTGATATTGAAGGACAAgggcagcaacagcaacaagtTAATGATAATTTAAGTGAACAAGTTGATGACATTGATGAAGCTACAAAGAATGAAAATTTACAGCCTTCCTCTCAACctgaaaattcaattgatgatgTGCAAGAAGCTTCTATTCATGATGTCTTTGATCCTAGAATTTGGGAAAATCTTGATAATAAGGGTAGAGATATATTGATTGTAAAGGGGCCGGTGAGAGAATTGAATCTTGAGTTCCCTGTAGATGCTCTTAATAGACATTTTTCATATACTTACTACTCCAGAAAGTTAAGCAATGTTGAGGTGGTTGATAGAAAATGGTTGGTTTACTCTAAATATGTGgacaaagttttttgtttttgctgcaaATTGTTCAAATCAAGTCAGAGCAAAAGTTTGCTAGCACATGATGGATTGAGGGATTGGAAACATCTTAGTCTTAGACTTAAGCAACATGAGAACAGTGCTGAGCATATAACAAACATGAATACTTGGAATGAAGTTAGGCTAAGATTGAGCAAAAATAAAATgattgatgatgatttgcaaCGAGAAATTGCAAAGGAGAGAGAGCGTTGGAGACAAGTTTTAGTAAGAATTGTTTCTGCTATCAAGTTTCTTGCTAAACATAATTTGGCTTTTCGAGGGAAAAATGAGAAACGATATCAAGATAGCAATGGTAACTTTCTGGGCACAGTTGAAATGATGGGTGAATTTGATCCCGTGATGCAAGACCATATTAGGCAGATTCAAAATAATGAgattcatcatcattatcttggGCATAAAATTCAGAATAAGATGATTTCTCTTCTTGCAGATTGTGTGAAAAAAACTATACTAAAGATCATCAAAGATGTAAagtatttttctgtgattttagATTGTACTCCAGATGTGAGCCATGAAGAACAAATGACTCTAATTATTCGGTGTGTCAATATGTCGAGGAATGTTCCAAGGGTAGAGGAGTTCTTCCTAGAGTTTTTGAAGGTAGATGACACATCAGGATTGGGTCTTTTTAATGAATTAAAGAATGTATTGGCCACCCTTGATTTAAATATTGATGATGTGAGAGGACAAAGCTATGATAATGGTTCAAATATGAAGGGTTCTCACCAAGGTGTTCAGAAGCGCTTGCTTGAAATTAATCGAAAAGCACTATACATGCCGTGTGCATGTCGTAGTCtgaatcttactctttgtgatatgggaAAATCTTGCGGGTAA